In one Streptomyces sp. NBC_01288 genomic region, the following are encoded:
- a CDS encoding FxsB family cyclophane-forming radical SAM/SPASM peptide maturase produces the protein MHRAPEHTLRTARDRELAPWPHAVLDVAALRRAGQRAFPFRQFVLKVHGRCNLDCTYCVIYQGQDAGWRDRPARVSPEVMRQTARRIAEHAVAHRLSEVRIDLHGGEPLLSGPETALAYTAAVRAALPSRTALRTTVQTNGTLVTERTLDRLADANIRVGLSLDGGTSVLNRRRVDHAGRSSWPAAARAARLLADRPELYAGILCAIDITSDPKDVYSSLAALRPPRLDLLLPHANWSSPPPGLAARPPRDARAQRAVPTPYGDWLATAFDLWWDGPPDGTQPRVRLFTEIVALLLGVPSATESVGLSPTCAVVVHTDGAVEQIDSLNLAYDRATATGFDVFGDSFDEALDHPGIAARQLGVEGLADECRACPVGRVCGGGNYGHRYSAGTGFLHPSVYCADLEQLVRHAARRLSAVMPEDRPRID, from the coding sequence GTGCACAGGGCACCGGAGCACACCTTACGGACGGCCAGGGACCGGGAGCTCGCGCCGTGGCCGCATGCCGTGCTCGACGTGGCGGCCCTGCGGCGGGCAGGGCAACGGGCCTTTCCCTTCCGGCAGTTCGTGCTCAAAGTGCACGGGCGGTGCAATCTCGACTGCACCTACTGCGTCATCTATCAGGGCCAGGACGCCGGTTGGCGCGACCGGCCGGCCCGGGTGAGCCCGGAGGTGATGCGGCAGACCGCCCGCCGGATCGCCGAACACGCCGTCGCGCACCGGCTGTCGGAGGTGCGGATCGATCTGCACGGCGGGGAACCGCTGCTGTCCGGGCCCGAGACCGCGCTCGCCTATACCGCCGCCGTGCGCGCCGCGTTACCCTCCCGCACCGCGCTGCGGACCACCGTGCAGACCAACGGCACGCTGGTCACCGAGCGGACCCTGGACCGGCTCGCCGACGCGAACATCCGGGTCGGGCTGAGCCTGGACGGGGGCACCTCCGTACTGAACCGGCGCCGGGTGGACCACGCGGGGCGTTCCTCCTGGCCGGCCGCCGCGCGGGCCGCGCGTCTGCTCGCCGACCGACCCGAGCTGTATGCCGGGATCCTGTGCGCCATCGACATCACCAGCGACCCGAAGGACGTGTACTCCTCGCTGGCCGCGCTGCGACCGCCCCGCCTCGACCTGCTGCTGCCGCACGCCAACTGGTCCAGTCCGCCGCCCGGGTTGGCCGCCCGTCCGCCGCGTGACGCCCGCGCGCAGCGGGCCGTGCCCACGCCGTACGGCGACTGGCTGGCCACCGCCTTCGACCTCTGGTGGGACGGCCCGCCGGACGGGACGCAGCCGCGGGTGCGGCTGTTCACCGAGATCGTGGCACTGCTGCTCGGCGTCCCCAGCGCCACCGAGTCCGTCGGGCTGTCGCCGACCTGCGCGGTGGTCGTGCACACGGACGGCGCCGTCGAGCAGATCGACTCCCTCAACCTCGCCTACGACCGCGCCACCGCCACCGGGTTCGACGTCTTCGGCGACAGCTTCGACGAGGCGCTCGACCATCCCGGGATCGCGGCCCGTCAACTCGGCGTCGAGGGGCTCGCGGACGAGTGCCGGGCGTGTCCGGTCGGGCGGGTGTGCGGCGGCGGCAACTACGGGCACCGGTACTCCGCCGGGACGGGCTTCCTGCACCCTTCCGTCTACTGCGCGGATCTGGAACAACTGGTCCGGCACGCGGCCCGACGGCTGAGTGCCGTAATGCCCGAGGACCGACCGCGCATCGACTAG